Below is a genomic region from Kribbella qitaiheensis.
ACGTATGGATCACCGTCGGCGATCACGGGCGGCTGCGGATCGGCGACGGGTCATTCCTCAACCTCGGGGTGATGGTCGCGGCCCTCCACCTCGTCGAGATCGGCTCGCACTGCATGCTCGCCAACGGCTGCTTCGTGACGGACGCCAATCATCGGTACGACGACCCCGACCGGCCGGTCCCCTGGCAGGGCTTCGACTCCAAGGGCCCGACCAGGATCGGCGACAACGTCTGGCTCGGTGCGAACGTCGTCACCAGCGGCGTGACGATCGGCGAGCGGTGCGTCATCGGCGCCAACAGCGTCGTCACCCACGACATCCCGCCGTTCTCGATCGCAGCGGGAGCCCCAGCGAAGGTACTGCGTGCGACAGCAGCCGGTTGATCCCGCCATGCACCATCGCAAGTGAGGTCCCGGACGCCCGGAACGCTACCCAGAGATACTTGACGCGGGCATGGTTCTGGGCGACCACGGCCTGGACGCTCACCGGTCACTTTCCTGGTTTCACCGAACTCAAGGACGTTTCGAGCGTGTCGCTGGTTTCCTGGTCTGAACGGCAACTGAGCTGACCGATGGACAGGTGACGTTGCGAGCCTGGCGGCCGTCGGATGCGGCTGCTGTGTCTGAGGCGTGTCAGGACGAGCAGATACAGCGCTGGACCACCGTCCCTTCGCCGTACCTCCGCGAACATGCCGAAGGTTTTGTTGGTGAGCTGGCTCCGGGGGCGTGGACGACGCGGAGCGGGGCTGGGTTTGCCGTTGTCGATCCGGCTGGTGGTGGGCTGCTGGGTGCATGCGGGTTGATCGGCACCCGCGCATCGCCCTCGGCCCGCCCCAGCAGTGCAGCAAACTCCTGAGCCCCAGCATCGCCCTCGGACAGCCGCACGGGCGCGCCAAACTCCTCAGCCTCAGCATCGGTCACCACCCCACCCAACCAGGCCCCCACCCACACCCGCATCCCATTTCCAGCCGATCCCAGCCAGCCGATCCCAGCCAGCCGATCCCAGCCGGCCGACCCCAGCCAGCCGACCCCAGCGAGTCGACCCGGCGACCAGTGTCGGCGGCGCCAACTACGGTCGGGTTGTGTCGAAGACGCTGGCGGTGACCTATGAGCAAGCGGTCCAGTACCGGATGGAGGTCAACCATCTGAGCGAGCGGTTGCCGGCTGGGGCCTATCTAGAAGCGGCGTATTTCGGCCTGCAGGACACCGCGCCGCGGGATGCCTTGATCGGCATGCATGCCCGAGTCGCGGATTGCGAACCATCAGCCTGGGAACACCCTGATCTCACCCAGACCTACAGCCCGCGCGGCGCGGTGTATGTGCTGCCGAAGCAGGACCTCGGGGTCTTCACGGTCGGCCGTCTCCCCTTGGGCGAGGAGCAGCGGAGTGCGATTGAGAAGATCGCCGACGAGGTCTGCCAGACCCTTGCAGGCAAGGAGCGCCGAGGCGGCCTGCCAGACCTCCGTACTGCGTGCGCAAGCGGCCGGATCACGCTGCGGTGGACGACCAGCGCCTTGTACGCCCGCGAAGTCCCACGACCGGAGATCGACTTCGCGGACGCGCACCGAGAACTCTGCCGCCGTCACCTCCAGGCATTCGGCCCAACAACACCGGAAGCCTTCGCTTGGTGGTCCGGTCTATCGCCGAGGGATGGCCGCGAGGTCTGGCGATGGCTGGTCCCCGAGCTCCTCCCGGTCGACCTCGCCGGCCACCCCGCCTGGATCCTCGCGAAACACGAGCAAGCGATTCGCAGTACAGGACCGGCACCCGCCGCCCGGCTCCTGGTCGCCCCAGACCTCCGGATCTTCGGTCAGGACAAACACGGCCTGTTCGTCGGCCCGGGCATGAAGAGACGAACCCACCTCCACGATTCCTTCCACCCGAACGGCGTCATCCTCAACGGCAAGATCGCCGGCGCCTGGGGCAGACGCGGCGGGCGGATCGACGTACGGCTCGCAGCGCCGCTGTCCACCGAGGCCAGCGCGGCCCTGACCGCCGAAGCCCTGTCCATGCCGATCCCCGGCGTCACACCGACCCTCGAACAGTCGACGAGCTGAGCGCGGCGTTTGATTAGTTTTCTGATCAAGTGGACGCCATCGGTGGCCAGCTTTCTGGCTTAGAACGACGCGGCGCGGGATTCCAGGTAACGCTGTTCGGGGAGGCTGAGGGTGAGGGCGGCCGCCAAACGGTACGCGTCCCGCGCCGCCTCCTTCTCGCCGGCCAGCTCGAGCAAGTGAGCCCGTACTGCGGCCAGCCGGTGGTGCTCCGCAAGCGCAGGATCCTCCTCAGCGGTGGTCAGCCGTTCGAGGCCGACTCCGGGACCGTGGACCATCGCGACGGCCACGATCCTGTTCAGGCTCACCATCGGGCCGGGTGCGAGCGTCTCCAGCAGTTCGTACAGGACCAGGATCTGCCGCCAGTCGGTGTCCTCGGCACGAGCAGCCTCATCATGAACTGCGGCGATCGCGGCCTGCAGCTGGTACGGACCAATAGGTGCCTCACGCAACGTCTTGGTTATCAACTCGGTGCCCTCGGCAATGGCTTCCGCATTCCACAGGTCGCGGTCCTGCTCAGGCAGGGGCATCAGCAGACCGTCCGGAGAGACCCGGGCCGGCCGGCGGGCATCCGTCAGCAACATCAGCGCGAGCAGCCCGGCGACCTCCCCCTCGACGGGGAGTCGCTCACGGAGCTGGCGGGTCAGCCGGATCGCCTCGGCGCTGAGCTCGACCCGGTGCAGCGATTCGCCCGAGCTCGCGGTGTAGCCCTCGTTGAAGATCAGATAGAGCACATGGAGTACTGCGGCCAGCCGGTCGGACAGCTCCTCGGGCGGCGGCAACCGGAACTCGGCACCGCCGGCCTTGATCTTCGCCTTCGCCCGGCTGATCCGCTGGCCGATCGTCGACTCGGGGACGAGGAAGG
It encodes:
- a CDS encoding acyltransferase, with protein sequence MDDLAGQVRLWVQKWRWYQRNALPWNRIRIHWQLMRREAFARWPLHGNVLEALQDGRLEVGANTMFEPDVWITVGDHGRLRIGDGSFLNLGVMVAALHLVEIGSHCMLANGCFVTDANHRYDDPDRPVPWQGFDSKGPTRIGDNVWLGANVVTSGVTIGERCVIGANSVVTHDIPPFSIAAGAPAKVLRATAAG
- a CDS encoding GNAT family N-acetyltransferase, whose protein sequence is MTLRAWRPSDAAAVSEACQDEQIQRWTTVPSPYLREHAEGFVGELAPGAWTTRSGAGFAVVDPAGGGLLGACGLIGTRASPSARPSSAANS
- a CDS encoding DNA glycosylase AlkZ-like family protein, with protein sequence MSKTLAVTYEQAVQYRMEVNHLSERLPAGAYLEAAYFGLQDTAPRDALIGMHARVADCEPSAWEHPDLTQTYSPRGAVYVLPKQDLGVFTVGRLPLGEEQRSAIEKIADEVCQTLAGKERRGGLPDLRTACASGRITLRWTTSALYAREVPRPEIDFADAHRELCRRHLQAFGPTTPEAFAWWSGLSPRDGREVWRWLVPELLPVDLAGHPAWILAKHEQAIRSTGPAPAARLLVAPDLRIFGQDKHGLFVGPGMKRRTHLHDSFHPNGVILNGKIAGAWGRRGGRIDVRLAAPLSTEASAALTAEALSMPIPGVTPTLEQSTS
- a CDS encoding RNA polymerase sigma factor — its product is MPHSPAPAELEQLLRELTPRILGPLVRRYGGFGTCEDAVQEALLAASQQWPANGLPENPRGWLITVASRRRIEMLRSESARQHREETVAALEPVDQPPAADADDTLTLLFLCCHPALTAPSQIALTLRAVGGLSTGEIARAFLVPESTIGQRISRAKAKIKAGGAEFRLPPPEELSDRLAAVLHVLYLIFNEGYTASSGESLHRVELSAEAIRLTRQLRERLPVEGEVAGLLALMLLTDARRPARVSPDGLLMPLPEQDRDLWNAEAIAEGTELITKTLREAPIGPYQLQAAIAAVHDEAARAEDTDWRQILVLYELLETLAPGPMVSLNRIVAVAMVHGPGVGLERLTTAEEDPALAEHHRLAAVRAHLLELAGEKEAARDAYRLAAALTLSLPEQRYLESRAASF